One Idiomarina loihiensis L2TR genomic window carries:
- the aroB gene encoding 3-dehydroquinate synthase codes for MAEVNVSLGERSYTIYIGNALLPNYVERLPHKLNQQLLVITNPTISQYYLKPLLKSLAGHQVKVFEMRDGEQFKSLDSYAEAMDILIDAGFNRDCGIIALGGGVVGDLAGFVASTFQRGVDFYQIPTTLLSQVDSSVGGKTAVNHPQGKNLIGAFYQPKSVVIDIDCLQTLTERDYRSGLAEIVKYGVIYDADFFQWLEQHAKELNQQDPAALTYAIQRSCEIKAEVVALDEREKGLRALLNLGHTFGHAIEAATEYGAWTHGEAVAAGIIIASKLSEVTQRLNSSDFRRIKDLLLALSLPTKGPQMPWQDWLDYMQRDKKVKDGQLHFVLPVAIGQAEVVSTVEHNTVTAVITECC; via the coding sequence ATGGCTGAGGTTAACGTCTCTTTAGGTGAACGCAGCTACACCATCTACATTGGTAACGCCCTGTTACCCAATTATGTAGAGCGCCTTCCGCACAAACTTAATCAACAACTGCTGGTCATCACCAACCCGACCATTAGTCAGTATTACCTTAAGCCGCTATTAAAAAGCCTTGCCGGTCATCAGGTAAAAGTGTTTGAAATGCGCGACGGTGAGCAGTTCAAAAGTCTGGACAGTTACGCCGAGGCCATGGATATTCTGATAGACGCAGGCTTTAACCGCGACTGTGGCATCATTGCCTTAGGCGGCGGTGTGGTAGGTGATTTAGCCGGCTTTGTGGCGTCAACTTTTCAACGCGGTGTCGATTTTTACCAAATTCCGACCACTTTATTGTCGCAGGTTGACTCTTCCGTGGGTGGAAAAACGGCGGTTAATCACCCCCAGGGCAAAAACCTGATTGGCGCTTTTTATCAGCCTAAGTCGGTGGTTATCGACATTGACTGCCTGCAAACGCTCACTGAGCGGGACTACCGCAGCGGTTTAGCCGAAATAGTAAAATACGGCGTTATCTACGACGCCGACTTTTTCCAATGGCTGGAACAACATGCCAAAGAATTAAATCAGCAAGACCCGGCCGCACTAACCTACGCTATTCAACGCAGCTGCGAAATTAAAGCCGAAGTTGTGGCGTTAGACGAGCGCGAAAAAGGCCTGCGGGCACTGCTGAATTTAGGCCACACCTTTGGTCATGCCATTGAAGCCGCCACCGAATACGGCGCATGGACACACGGCGAGGCTGTGGCTGCTGGCATTATAATTGCATCTAAGCTGTCAGAAGTGACACAGCGGCTCAATTCGTCAGATTTTCGACGCATTAAAGATTTACTGCTGGCACTTAGCTTGCCAACAAAGGGTCCGCAAATGCCCTGGCAGGACTGGTTAGACTACATGCAGCGCGATAAGAAAGTAAAAGACGGTCAGCTGCATTTTGTTCTTCCGGTTGCTATTGGTCAGGCTGAAGTTGTCAGTACTGTAGAACACAATACCGTTACTGCTGTGATCACTGAATGTTGCTAA
- the aroK gene encoding shikimate kinase AroK, with product MAEKRNIFLVGPMGAGKSTIGRQIARQLHLEFYDSDSEIERRTGAEISWVFELEGEEGFRAREEKVIEELTENMGIVLATGGGSVMSKESRNRLSARGVVVYLKTPIEKQLARTQRDKRRPLIAEAEDPRKVLEELAQERDPLYEEIADITVQTDEQSAKFVVNDIIEQLESINGLG from the coding sequence ATGGCTGAGAAACGTAATATTTTTCTTGTTGGGCCCATGGGGGCTGGCAAAAGTACGATTGGCCGTCAAATCGCCAGACAATTACATTTAGAGTTCTACGACTCAGATTCTGAAATTGAGCGCCGCACGGGTGCCGAAATCAGTTGGGTGTTCGAGCTTGAAGGTGAAGAAGGCTTTCGTGCACGCGAAGAAAAAGTGATCGAAGAGCTTACCGAAAACATGGGCATCGTCTTAGCGACAGGTGGCGGCTCGGTCATGAGCAAAGAAAGCCGTAATCGGTTATCGGCTCGGGGTGTAGTGGTGTATTTAAAGACCCCTATCGAGAAGCAGTTGGCTCGTACCCAGCGTGATAAACGCCGGCCTCTAATTGCCGAAGCTGAAGACCCACGCAAAGTGCTTGAAGAACTGGCACAAGAGCGCGATCCTTTGTACGAAGAAATTGCCGACATTACGGTGCAAACCGATGAGCAAAGTGCAAAGTTTGTGGTCAACGACATTATCGAACAGCTTGAGTCCATTAACGGTCTTGGGTAA
- a CDS encoding type IV pilus secretin PilQ, translating to MIPTRLSFYVFLLLAILSFQPVSAVYAADKNWQSLLSEQQRLQPVSLNTRKMPLRDLIQLLADQHQLNILMTDNVKGESSLKLNGVAWQDAFATLIASHDLAIRLQGSMLRIDVAGEHTTDSNEYHSILLSVNFAKASDLAKLLKNEQQSFLSPNGAVSVDARTNTLILRDTPEQLATIRQLVNDLDVPVKQVLIEARMVTVKANVSKELGIRWGVSEYGLAIPEDAGSFVKGMQVDLPTAAPAGTFSANLARLSDDILLDLELTALEQENKAEIITSPKIFTSNQQPAYIEQGTEIPYVETAAHGATAVQFKKAVMGLSVTPQITPNNHVLMELTITQNTRGDTVATPTGPAVAIDTQEMSTRVLAKNGETIVLGGIFQEHNLNDDSRVPILGSLPLIGKLFSHQQQRDEKRELMIFVTPTILPQS from the coding sequence ATGATACCAACACGACTCTCTTTTTATGTCTTTTTGCTGCTGGCTATTCTGAGTTTCCAGCCCGTGTCTGCAGTCTATGCAGCCGACAAAAACTGGCAAAGCCTGCTTAGCGAACAACAGCGCTTACAACCGGTATCTCTCAACACCCGTAAAATGCCGCTGCGCGACCTCATACAGCTATTAGCGGATCAGCACCAACTGAACATATTGATGACCGACAACGTGAAGGGTGAGTCCAGTCTGAAGCTGAATGGTGTGGCATGGCAGGACGCATTTGCTACGTTAATCGCCAGCCATGATCTCGCTATTCGTTTGCAGGGCTCTATGCTGCGCATTGATGTTGCCGGTGAACACACCACAGATAGCAACGAGTATCACTCGATTTTACTCAGCGTTAACTTCGCAAAGGCCAGCGACTTAGCCAAGCTACTAAAAAACGAGCAGCAAAGCTTTCTGTCACCTAACGGCGCGGTAAGCGTCGATGCACGTACCAATACACTTATTCTACGGGATACACCAGAGCAACTGGCAACTATCCGGCAACTGGTTAATGATCTGGACGTGCCGGTTAAACAGGTACTGATTGAAGCCCGCATGGTCACCGTAAAAGCGAATGTCAGTAAAGAACTGGGCATTCGCTGGGGTGTTTCGGAATACGGTCTGGCAATACCCGAAGACGCCGGAAGTTTTGTTAAAGGCATGCAGGTAGACTTGCCTACCGCCGCACCCGCCGGCACTTTTTCTGCTAATTTAGCGCGGCTGAGCGACGATATTCTGCTGGATCTCGAATTAACCGCGCTCGAGCAGGAGAACAAAGCGGAAATTATTACCAGCCCAAAAATTTTCACGTCGAACCAACAGCCCGCTTACATAGAGCAAGGTACTGAGATACCTTATGTAGAAACCGCCGCACACGGCGCTACCGCCGTGCAGTTTAAAAAAGCGGTAATGGGCTTAAGCGTTACACCGCAAATTACTCCCAACAACCATGTTTTAATGGAGCTGACCATAACTCAGAACACGCGCGGCGATACCGTTGCCACCCCAACCGGCCCAGCTGTTGCTATCGATACTCAGGAAATGTCGACCCGTGTGCTGGCAAAAAATGGCGAAACTATCGTTCTGGGCGGAATCTTTCAGGAACATAACTTGAATGATGACAGTCGCGTCCCCATCTTAGGGTCGCTGCCATTAATCGGGAAATTGTTCTCTCATCAGCAGCAACGCGATGAAAAGCGGGAACTTATGATTTTTGTAACACCAACGATATTGCCACAAAGTTAG
- a CDS encoding Dam family site-specific DNA-(adenine-N6)-methyltransferase yields the protein MKKNRAFLKWAGGKYSLIEPITARLPQGKKLIEPFVGAGSVFLNTDYDSYLLNDINQDLITLYQFVKRRPKTFIQDARKLFVDRNNQADAYYALRAAFNASSDPYFRSLLFLYMNRHGYNGLCRYNSKGIFNVPFGDYRKPYFPEKELEHFAEKARKAKFICRPFEQVFRRARQGDVIYCDPPYAPLDQTSNFTSYATGGFGLTDQDELARRAVQVAKKRHIPVLISNHDTDLTRALYKHADISSLSVSRSISQKGDGRKPVAELLALYDSEVNKSNVVSLSNSLKKVGT from the coding sequence ATGAAGAAGAATCGGGCATTTTTAAAATGGGCAGGCGGTAAGTACTCACTTATCGAGCCGATAACAGCACGCTTGCCGCAAGGTAAAAAGCTCATCGAGCCTTTTGTGGGCGCCGGTTCAGTCTTTCTGAATACCGACTACGACAGCTACCTGCTGAACGACATTAATCAGGACCTCATTACCCTGTATCAGTTTGTGAAGCGCCGTCCGAAAACTTTTATTCAGGACGCCCGCAAACTCTTCGTTGATCGTAACAACCAGGCCGACGCTTATTACGCCCTGCGCGCCGCCTTTAATGCCAGCAGCGACCCTTACTTTCGCTCTCTGCTTTTTTTATATATGAACCGCCACGGCTACAACGGCCTGTGTCGTTATAACAGCAAAGGCATTTTTAACGTGCCCTTTGGTGATTACCGCAAACCTTACTTCCCGGAAAAAGAACTCGAGCACTTTGCCGAGAAAGCGCGCAAGGCCAAGTTTATTTGCCGTCCATTTGAACAGGTTTTTCGACGTGCACGACAAGGCGATGTGATTTACTGCGACCCACCCTATGCACCGCTGGACCAGACCTCTAACTTTACCAGCTACGCCACCGGTGGCTTTGGCCTGACCGATCAGGACGAGTTAGCTCGCCGCGCGGTACAGGTTGCGAAGAAACGCCATATTCCGGTACTGATCAGTAACCACGACACCGACCTCACCCGCGCCTTGTACAAGCACGCCGATATCAGTAGCTTGTCGGTTTCGCGCAGCATCAGTCAAAAAGGCGACGGTCGCAAACCCGTAGCCGAGCTGCTCGCCTTATATGATAGCGAAGTCAATAAAAGTAACGTGGTTTCTCTTAGCAACTCATTGAAGAAAGTAGGCACATGA
- a CDS encoding penicillin-binding protein 1A: MKWFKRLIYTLLVCIILGGVTVGSLYFYVKPELPSVETLREVRLQTPMQVFTADGELISQFGEKRRIPVKLEDVPQPLIDAFLATEDSRFYQHFGVDPIGVARAFSVLLTTGEIQEGASTITMQLARNFFLSFDRAWMRKVKESFIAVHIEQLLSKDEILELYLNKITFGHRAHGVGAAAQVYYGKPLNELTLAQMATIAGLPKAPSNLNPISNPTASKARRRVVLLRMLDEKKITRAEFEEAANAPVTARRHGAEVTVHAPYLAEMVRQEMVDRYGEDKAYNEGYRVYTTIRSDVQLAARQAIWDNLHSYDERHGYRGPVSILWSAEKNEEPVKEPAIRQYLEQLRVIGAVTPAVVTAVKEQSAEVLVKGEGKLTLPWKAMHWAREYLNEERQGPPPETADEIMQPGHVIWLRRVNDNSEWRLAQIPEPSSAVVSLRPDDGAVAAVVGGYSFQLSQYNRALQAERQVGSNIKPLIYSAAFEEGLTLATLVNDAPINQWNSGSGIAWRPKNSPEVYEGPIRLRKALAKSKNVVSVRLIRELGVKKVADHLAKFGLDRSKIPENESLSLGSLSMTPMQVARAYAAFSNGGFLVEPYFIKRIEDADGNVIEETDPVRACFDCDNQAPQVISEQNAFLVEQAMNSAVWGGGSWPNGTGWNGTSWRIQRSKPITEAVGRNIAGKTGTTNDVRDTWFSGFTSDLATTVWVGFDDVSRKLGRTSKHPEVDSSQQAITGGEAGAKTALPGWILFMEKALPLFPSRDFGIPPGVVNVRIDLESGKLSHKSDHTTRFEYFIRGTEPTEYSRDNGQSNGDIFEDDDDDLF, encoded by the coding sequence TTGAAGTGGTTTAAGCGGCTAATCTACACCTTGCTGGTGTGTATTATTCTTGGCGGGGTAACGGTTGGCAGCCTTTACTTTTATGTAAAACCGGAGCTACCCAGTGTGGAAACCTTGCGGGAGGTGCGTCTGCAGACTCCTATGCAGGTGTTTACTGCCGATGGTGAATTGATTTCGCAATTTGGTGAAAAGCGCCGAATTCCGGTAAAACTGGAAGACGTACCTCAACCGCTTATTGACGCTTTTCTCGCTACCGAAGACAGCCGTTTTTATCAGCACTTTGGGGTTGATCCAATAGGTGTTGCCAGAGCTTTTAGCGTGTTGCTCACCACCGGTGAAATTCAGGAAGGTGCCAGTACCATTACCATGCAGCTGGCGCGAAACTTCTTCTTAAGCTTTGACCGTGCCTGGATGCGTAAGGTGAAAGAGTCTTTTATCGCTGTCCACATTGAACAGTTGTTGAGTAAAGACGAAATTCTTGAACTTTATTTGAATAAAATTACCTTTGGTCATCGTGCCCACGGTGTCGGTGCAGCCGCGCAGGTGTACTACGGTAAGCCGTTAAACGAACTGACGCTGGCGCAAATGGCAACCATTGCCGGTTTGCCTAAAGCACCGTCTAACCTGAACCCTATTTCAAACCCTACTGCCTCTAAAGCTCGTCGACGCGTTGTCTTATTGCGCATGCTGGACGAGAAGAAAATTACTCGTGCTGAGTTTGAAGAAGCTGCAAATGCTCCTGTCACAGCTCGACGGCATGGCGCTGAGGTGACAGTGCACGCGCCTTACCTGGCGGAAATGGTGCGTCAGGAAATGGTGGATCGTTATGGTGAGGACAAAGCCTATAACGAAGGTTACCGGGTTTACACAACCATAAGAAGTGACGTACAGCTAGCCGCACGTCAGGCTATCTGGGATAACCTGCACAGTTATGATGAACGACACGGTTATCGCGGTCCTGTCAGCATATTGTGGTCTGCAGAGAAAAACGAAGAGCCTGTTAAAGAACCGGCTATACGACAGTATCTGGAGCAACTTCGTGTTATTGGGGCGGTAACGCCGGCGGTTGTAACCGCAGTTAAAGAGCAATCGGCTGAGGTATTAGTTAAGGGCGAGGGCAAATTAACCCTGCCATGGAAAGCGATGCACTGGGCCCGGGAGTATCTGAACGAGGAACGTCAGGGCCCGCCACCGGAAACCGCAGATGAAATTATGCAACCGGGTCATGTTATTTGGCTGCGTCGGGTAAATGACAACAGTGAATGGCGCCTGGCGCAAATTCCTGAACCGAGTTCTGCGGTGGTATCCTTGCGCCCGGACGATGGCGCTGTTGCCGCTGTTGTGGGCGGTTACAGTTTCCAGTTAAGCCAGTACAACCGTGCGTTGCAGGCAGAGCGTCAGGTAGGTTCTAATATTAAACCTTTGATTTACTCAGCTGCCTTTGAAGAAGGTTTAACTCTGGCTACGCTGGTGAATGATGCGCCCATTAACCAGTGGAACTCGGGCTCTGGCATAGCCTGGCGGCCAAAAAACTCACCCGAAGTCTATGAAGGCCCTATTCGCTTGCGTAAGGCGCTGGCGAAGTCCAAGAACGTGGTTTCGGTGCGCTTAATTCGCGAACTGGGGGTTAAAAAAGTAGCGGACCATTTGGCGAAGTTTGGTCTGGATCGCTCAAAAATTCCTGAAAACGAATCGCTTTCTCTGGGTTCGTTGTCAATGACCCCCATGCAAGTGGCTCGTGCTTATGCGGCGTTCTCGAACGGCGGTTTTCTGGTAGAGCCATACTTTATCAAACGCATTGAAGACGCCGACGGCAATGTGATTGAGGAAACCGACCCGGTGCGCGCCTGTTTTGACTGTGACAATCAGGCTCCGCAGGTTATTAGCGAGCAAAATGCGTTTCTGGTTGAACAGGCAATGAACTCGGCAGTGTGGGGCGGCGGCAGCTGGCCAAATGGCACTGGCTGGAACGGTACCTCGTGGCGCATTCAGCGCTCTAAACCTATTACTGAAGCCGTAGGCCGCAATATTGCCGGTAAAACCGGTACCACTAACGATGTTCGTGATACTTGGTTCTCAGGTTTTACATCGGATCTTGCGACGACTGTCTGGGTGGGTTTTGATGATGTTTCGCGTAAGCTGGGACGCACGTCGAAGCATCCTGAAGTCGACTCCAGTCAGCAGGCAATAACTGGCGGTGAAGCGGGTGCGAAAACGGCGCTGCCGGGCTGGATCCTGTTTATGGAAAAAGCACTGCCTCTGTTTCCGTCTCGCGACTTCGGCATTCCGCCGGGAGTGGTGAATGTTCGTATCGACTTAGAAAGCGGGAAGTTGTCGCACAAAAGCGATCACACAACGCGGTTTGAATATTTTATACGTGGCACTGAGCCTACTGAATACAGTCGCGACAACGGTCAGTCGAACGGCGACATCTTTGAAGACGATGACGACGACTTATTCTAA
- a CDS encoding AAA family ATPase — protein MQALASPQHIVAAPVKTKPSQQQVIDQLHEQCQQSVSLIMLHGKEGSGKTTIAEVFLEQASEYAEVAFISANERSTNDRLRAQILNQLFGTISINDESLSRQIQRQRPLKHAIVVIDNGEQLSESFMAECISTVTQLSAIGQRTSIIITGDSRWAQQQRPAPHLRVQGPTMIEVQPLNHDEQIRFVQALLPEKQRSFWNLERIQQFLNSIHGFPGEIQQRLQFTLTTQAARYRDTTTDENADGKDASEQSTAKHSPEQNNRRKMRLWPIILVTVVISLAFAGFLNKEQLTAYWQQVNPESAAPAETTAEETTNTATEAAPEATEQAASLPSFEPLTERSLELVPAELAASYRNALGTLNTVAASEITEGEISLGFIKQQQPQEAEPVGQSNEQSAAEAGIDTVVAQPEPEVKAEQPEPQPQRALPFQTQWALDQNAGSYTLQISIISDPQLLRDFRNDYGITGNTQVYQRADQRYVVIFGSYPSIEQARAAATQLPAEVQQMEPWAKSFASVQSDINSQ, from the coding sequence ATGCAAGCACTTGCAAGCCCACAACATATTGTTGCCGCGCCGGTAAAAACCAAACCGAGCCAACAGCAGGTTATTGACCAGCTACACGAGCAATGCCAGCAGAGCGTGTCGCTTATTATGCTGCACGGTAAAGAAGGCAGCGGCAAAACCACCATTGCTGAAGTCTTTCTTGAACAAGCGTCAGAATACGCTGAAGTCGCGTTTATCAGCGCCAACGAGCGCTCTACCAATGACCGCCTCCGCGCACAAATTCTGAACCAACTGTTCGGTACTATCAGCATTAACGACGAGTCGTTAAGTCGTCAGATTCAGCGCCAGCGTCCGCTAAAGCACGCCATTGTTGTTATTGATAACGGCGAACAGCTATCCGAAAGCTTTATGGCCGAATGTATTTCTACCGTTACCCAACTGAGTGCCATTGGTCAGCGCACCAGTATTATCATTACCGGAGATAGTCGCTGGGCTCAACAGCAGCGTCCTGCACCGCACTTGCGGGTGCAGGGGCCAACCATGATAGAAGTCCAGCCACTGAACCACGACGAACAAATACGTTTTGTGCAGGCGTTATTACCAGAAAAACAACGCAGCTTCTGGAACCTGGAACGCATTCAGCAATTTTTAAATTCCATTCATGGGTTTCCCGGAGAAATTCAGCAACGTCTGCAATTTACTCTGACCACTCAGGCTGCCCGTTATCGCGATACCACGACAGACGAGAATGCCGACGGTAAAGACGCCAGCGAGCAGAGCACAGCAAAACATAGCCCGGAACAAAACAACCGTCGGAAAATGCGCCTTTGGCCCATTATTTTAGTTACAGTTGTTATTAGTCTGGCTTTTGCCGGCTTTTTGAATAAAGAACAGTTAACCGCCTATTGGCAGCAAGTGAACCCTGAATCAGCGGCACCGGCAGAAACGACCGCCGAAGAAACCACTAATACCGCCACCGAAGCCGCGCCGGAAGCAACAGAGCAAGCCGCCAGCCTGCCAAGTTTTGAGCCTTTAACCGAGCGTTCTTTAGAACTGGTTCCTGCAGAATTAGCGGCGTCTTACCGCAATGCGTTAGGTACATTAAACACCGTCGCGGCCTCTGAAATTACAGAGGGTGAAATTTCGCTGGGCTTCATTAAGCAACAACAGCCACAGGAAGCCGAGCCTGTCGGACAGTCTAACGAGCAGTCGGCGGCTGAGGCAGGCATTGATACCGTTGTAGCCCAACCGGAACCAGAAGTTAAAGCAGAACAACCTGAGCCACAACCGCAGCGCGCACTTCCATTCCAGACCCAATGGGCACTGGATCAGAACGCTGGCAGCTATACGCTGCAAATCAGCATTATCAGCGACCCGCAGCTACTGCGCGATTTCCGTAACGACTACGGCATAACCGGTAATACCCAAGTTTACCAACGTGCCGACCAACGTTATGTGGTTATTTTTGGCAGCTACCCCAGCATTGAGCAAGCACGTGCAGCCGCCACGCAGTTGCCAGCTGAAGTGCAGCAAATGGAGCCCTGGGCTAAGTCATTTGCCAGTGTACAAAGCGACATTAATAGCCAGTAG